Genomic window (bacterium):
GGTGTCGTCCGGGTCGGCCATTAAACGTCGCAGCGCCGCCATCGCCTCGCGCGGTCGCAGTTTGTTGCGGGATCCCATCTCGATTCCTCCCAGATTCGCCTCAGAAGATACTAACAATCTTGTAAGTAAGCCTGAACGGCCGGGAGATGTCAAGGTCGGGCAAAGATCAGAGTTCGCTCTCCTGGTAACCGCTCTCGACCCCGGCGTCGATCTTCGCCGCGGCCTCGGCATCCAGGTTCAGACGCGGCGCGATCTGACGTCCGAAGCTGATCCTCTGGGGTTCGCTCCAGGTATCCGGATCCCAGAGTCGCGAGCGGAGGAAGGCCTTGGCGCAGTGAAAGAAGCACTCTCGCACCTTCACGCGGATGATGATTTCGGCGGGTTTCCCTCGTGCAGAAAGGCGCTCCAGTAGTTCGGGTTCAGTGGAAAGAACCGCCGTACCGTTGACCCGCAGGGTTTCTGAAGTCCCCGGACGGATGAAGATCAATCCGACCTGCGGGTTCTCGATGACGCCTGAAAGACCGTATGCAAGTCGGTTCCCGACGCGACTCGGAATCAGCAGGGTGTGCTCATCGGCGATTTCCGTGAAACCCGGACCATCGCCCTTGGGAGAAACCTGCTGGTGTCCGTTGGCGTCAGCGGTGGAGAGCAGGAGCATCGGCGAACAGCGGATGAACTCGTTCATCTGCTCGTCGAGAGCTTCCAGAACCTTCAAGCCGACAGCGGGAATTGCATCGCCGATAAGGGCGCGAAGCTGTTCGATCGTCGTGATGGTGTGTTCAGACACTTCGCATCCTCCGTGTTCCCGTTCAGGCTGCGTAACTCGAACGAGCTTGAATCCCCCACTTGCCGTCCTGGAGAGTCATCACCCACAGAGACGGATAGACGCCGATCGTCGATCCATCCGCCCGGTAGCGATTGAATTCTACGTCGAGGTGCACCTTGTCTGTGCCTGCGTGCACCACCTTTCGATGGCCCCATTCGCTGTGATGCCAGCCCTGCTCGACCATGTAGTCGAAAAGGCCGGGGACGATCGAGTCGGCACGCGCCGGCCAGATTCGCACTTGCCCGCTGGCGATGCGCACATGAGGGAAGTTACAGGCATCTGCCATGCCTTCCTGATCGCGCGCGTTCCACGCCTTCATATAGGCGTCGGAGGCGAGCATCGCCTGTTGAATTGCGGCTTCACGCTCACTCATGGCTCGATACTGCCCGTCCCCATGATGGCTGGCAAGCGATTGTTCAAGAAGCGGAACCCGACTACGAGAGCCGCACTCCCTGCTTTTCCAGTCCTTCCTGTACGCGAGCGATATCGACCTGACGAGGCGTGACGCCCGCCTCCAATGAAAGGGCTGCGGCCACACCCGCGCCCTGACCGGTGACCGTGCAGCACATCATCTGGCGTGTGGCGGCGTGCGAGACCTTGTCACCGGCGACGCAGCGACCGGCGACGAGCAGGTTCTCGACTTTCTGCGGGATCGTGATCCGGTAAGGGATGTGGAAGTAGCGACCTGTCGACGGCATGATGGCGATCTTGTTTCCGTCGAGAAATTCGGGACAGATACCGATCGAATCTTCGAACTTCGCCTGATTGAGCACGTCGTGCTCGGTCAGATTGTAGTCACCGATGATCTTGCGCGATTCGCGACAGCCGATCGAAGCGCCGATCGTGCGCAAGCGCGCGTTCTCGAATCCGGGCGTGTACTTCTTCAGCGCCTCCACCGCCCACATCACGCGCTGGCGTCCTTCGATCTCTCCTCGTGTCAGGTCCCAGACGTCGGTCGAATCGATGCCCGCCATGTGAATGGCGTTCATGTTCGGGATTTCGCCCGCATCGGTGAAGCTCCCCCAGTAGCTTTCCATGCGCACGTCCTTGGGAATCTCTCCTGCTTCCTTGGCCTTGTCGAACGGCTCGCGCAGATAGGTGCTGAACTCCGCCGCTTCCTTCTGGCCGGAGTCGTCGCCCCAGTCGGCGATTGAACTCGGATTCTTCAGGGTGTAAGTGATGAACTCCTTGAGATCGATGCCGGTACAGCCGAAGTTGACGGTCGCACCTTCGAGCTCTTGCTTCGGATCGATGCGGAACGGTGCGCCTGCGCGCGCCGCAATATCTCCGTCGCCGGTCGCGTCGATCACGCGCTTCGCAAGGATGGCCGATCGGCCGGATTTGCTTTCGGTGATCACCCCGATGATCGCGTTCCCGTTCAGGATAACGTCCACGATCTGGGTGTGGAGCAGGGGCGTGATGTCCGCCTCCAGGATCATTTGATCGGCAAGATGCTTGAACACCTCCGTGTCGAGCACCTGATAGTGGTTCACTTCGAGGCTGGCATTCGCGGCCTTGGCTCGTTCCTCGAATTCGGTACCGATTCCACCGGCATCGACTGTCTCTTCGCTGGTCCGGTACCAGGCGATCGTGCCCACCATCGACTGGGCAATGACGCCTCCGAAACAGCCGTAACGCTCGACTAGCATGACTCGTGCGCCCTGTCGTGCGGCGCCAAGCGCGGCGGCGAGCCCGCCGGGACCGCCGCCTACCACCAACACGTCTGTCTCGGCCAGAACGGGTGTCTGGCGGGCCGGTTCCTGGATCTGTTTCACGGCGGGTGCCTTTCTGCGAAGTGCTGTGTCGACTTTATCACGAGGATCCGCTTGCTCTCAGTCGACAACAGGGCCAGGAACATGCGCTTCAGGGGATCGCCCTCTCTGTTCCGGTACGGGGTGCGGCGCGCAGACCGACTTCCAGGTATCCGGGCCGACCTTCGGCATCGAACTCACTGAAGATCACGGGCGAACGCACCAGACCACTGGGCGTTTCCGCAACGAAGGTATCTCGCGAGATGGCGCGCAGTCTGGTCCGCGCAGCGGGGAGCAGACTCAACGGTGGTTTGAGGCCGCTGGCACTGACTACGAGGCCACCCTCTTCGAGGCGGACCTCGTAACCTGTAGATAGTCGTTCGTAGCGCCCTACGAAAGCGGAGAGAGGAATCTCCAGCGTTGGAGATTCCTCGGGCAAGGCCGGAAGCGATACTCCGCAAAGCTCCCCCAGTACCTCCTGGAAGACGTCGCGGTACAGAGCGCTCGCCTCTCCACCCGTCGTCAGCAGAGAGACGATCGTGCCGCTCTCGGGATGAATGCGCAGGAATGAAGCCTGTCCGATCGTGCCACCGTCGTGGCCGATCACGCGCTGACCGCTCCAGTCGAATTGCATCCAGCCCAGACCCTGGCCGTCGGTCATGGCGTGCGGAGGCATCTCGAAGCGGCGTTCCTGCATCGCGGCGACGGATTTGGCGGAGAGCAAGCGACTTCCATCGGGTGCCAGCCCCCCCTTCAGGTGCAGTTGGGAGAACGGGATCAGGTCTCGCGCGCGCGCAAACGGCGTCGCTCCCGCCGGACCGTTGGAGCGAGACAGGCGCCAGATCGGGATCACGGACGCTTCGCCGCTCTCGCCGAGTGCAATATGCCCGACAGCCGCTCGATGCAGGATGGCCTGCTCCGGCTCGGTTCCCATGGCAAACAGACCCAGGGGCCAGAGAATCTGTTCGGTGAGTACGCTATGCCAGGGTTTGCCTCGGAGTTTCTCGACAATGCGTCCGGCGATGACGAAACCGGCGTTGCAATAGGAGAGCTTCTGGCCGGGCCGGTGCAGCTGCGGAAGCGCAGAGCAAGCGAGGACGTAACGCTCCACGCAGTCGTCACCCGGACCGGTATCCAGGAAGTAGTCGCCATCCATCCCACTGGTGTGGCTCAGTAGCTGGGCCAGAGTGATCTCTTTACTGGATTTTTCATCCGCGACCTGGAACTCGGGCAAGACACTCTGTACGGGGGCTTCGAGTTCCACCAGTCCGTCGTCCACGAGTTGCATGATCAACGTAGTGGTAAAGAGTTTCGTGATCGATCCAATCTGAAAAACGGAATCGGGAGTTGCCTGGACTCCGGTGTTGCGATTCACGACACCGGCCGCGGCCTCGAAGAGTTCATCTCCCCGACCCACCGCGAGTGCTGCACCCACGACTCCGCGTTTTCCCGACCACTCGATCAATTGAGTGCTCAGGGCTTCGAGATGGGATTCGAGACTCATGGCCAGTTTCCTTTTTCAGCGACGCGATCGGTGTCCGAAGGGATCGACGGTGTTCTCGCCTGGACTCGTGATGGGACTGAATTCCGAGTATGCCCCAGTCTCTGTTCGAAGTGGATCCGGTCGGGGATTCGCAGACCGTAGCCAGGGTTCCTTCAAGGACCTGCGCGGTCACGTACTGGTCTAGTCTGCCCTGCCTGACAACAGCCTCCTTCACGGTCCTGGGCCTGATCGTTTCTCGGTCGAGATGGGCAGAGTGCACCTAGCGAAGCGAATCCGTGCCTAAACTTCTCAAAGTCGACTACCGCACTAACCATGATAGGCACGATTGACATACGGACGGAAGGAGCATGGGATCAGTCCGGCCAACAGCCTCAGAGATTCCAGTTGCAGATTGGAAACGATGTGAACGCTATCCGCTCGAGTCTACTGGCGCGAATGCTCGGGCTCTTTGCGGCCTGTTTTGTTTTTGCCGTCGGCACGACGTTAGTCGTCTCGATGATCTTGTCGTCGAGTGCCCAGAAGAAGCAACTCTCGGCTGCTCAGGGACTGCTCGAACGCGAAGGTGACGTCCAGGAGAAGCTCCTGACCGAGGGCTTGCAGCGCAAGGCAACCTCGCTGGCCGAGCTGCTGGGAATGATCGCCCAGGAGCCGATCCAGAACTTCGACTACTCGGTTCTCGAACAGTACGTCGTGGCGGCTGGTGAAGATCCGGATATCGCATCCGTCGTGATCCGGGATGCGGCCGGTGAGATCATCGTCGGCAAGCCGCCACAACCGGGTCTCCATCGGGTTTCCCTGGACATCGTCGCCTCCGGCGAGAAGCTCGGGGAATTGGAGATTGGGCTGCTTCTGAATCGCATCGAGACCGCCCAGGCCAATGCGGTGGCTCGTAGAGGCGAGCACGAGCGAACGATGCTCGACGATGCAGCCGAAGCCAAGACAAGCCAGTTGATGTGGAGTGGACTCCTGGGTCTTCTGGTTCTGGGGTCGGGTCTGATGTTTGCCCTTGTTGGAATCAAACGATCTCTGATCGAGCCTCTGGGACAGACCATGAACGTTCTGGAGGCCGTGGCCGCGGGAGATCTCTCACAACGCCTCGATTACGCAGGAGAAGACGAGATTGGTCGTATGGCCACTGCTCTCA
Coding sequences:
- a CDS encoding serine hydrolase, producing MSLESHLEALSTQLIEWSGKRGVVGAALAVGRGDELFEAAAGVVNRNTGVQATPDSVFQIGSITKLFTTTLIMQLVDDGLVELEAPVQSVLPEFQVADEKSSKEITLAQLLSHTSGMDGDYFLDTGPGDDCVERYVLACSALPQLHRPGQKLSYCNAGFVIAGRIVEKLRGKPWHSVLTEQILWPLGLFAMGTEPEQAILHRAAVGHIALGESGEASVIPIWRLSRSNGPAGATPFARARDLIPFSQLHLKGGLAPDGSRLLSAKSVAAMQERRFEMPPHAMTDGQGLGWMQFDWSGQRVIGHDGGTIGQASFLRIHPESGTIVSLLTTGGEASALYRDVFQEVLGELCGVSLPALPEESPTLEIPLSAFVGRYERLSTGYEVRLEEGGLVVSASGLKPPLSLLPAARTRLRAISRDTFVAETPSGLVRSPVIFSEFDAEGRPGYLEVGLRAAPRTGTERAIP
- a CDS encoding pyridoxamine 5'-phosphate oxidase family protein — encoded protein: MSEHTITTIEQLRALIGDAIPAVGLKVLEALDEQMNEFIRCSPMLLLSTADANGHQQVSPKGDGPGFTEIADEHTLLIPSRVGNRLAYGLSGVIENPQVGLIFIRPGTSETLRVNGTAVLSTEPELLERLSARGKPAEIIIRVKVRECFFHCAKAFLRSRLWDPDTWSEPQRISFGRQIAPRLNLDAEAAAKIDAGVESGYQESEL
- a CDS encoding FAD-dependent oxidoreductase, with product MKQIQEPARQTPVLAETDVLVVGGGPGGLAAALGAARQGARVMLVERYGCFGGVIAQSMVGTIAWYRTSEETVDAGGIGTEFEERAKAANASLEVNHYQVLDTEVFKHLADQMILEADITPLLHTQIVDVILNGNAIIGVITESKSGRSAILAKRVIDATGDGDIAARAGAPFRIDPKQELEGATVNFGCTGIDLKEFITYTLKNPSSIADWGDDSGQKEAAEFSTYLREPFDKAKEAGEIPKDVRMESYWGSFTDAGEIPNMNAIHMAGIDSTDVWDLTRGEIEGRQRVMWAVEALKKYTPGFENARLRTIGASIGCRESRKIIGDYNLTEHDVLNQAKFEDSIGICPEFLDGNKIAIMPSTGRYFHIPYRITIPQKVENLLVAGRCVAGDKVSHAATRQMMCCTVTGQGAGVAAALSLEAGVTPRQVDIARVQEGLEKQGVRLS